CTCCAGAACGCTGGCCCTTTCCGGCTGAGGCGGCCTCTTTTTATGGCCCAGCCTCGCTCCATTCAGAAGGAGGATAAAGAAATGAGCAACAAAGTCACGGGCAACATAGCGATTATCGGCGCAGGACAGGCAGGCTTGCAGCTGGCGCTGGGATTACAGGCCAACGGCTACGTGGTCACGCTGGTATCGGACCGAACCCCTGAACAAATTCTGGCGGGGCGGATCATGAGCACACAGGCCCTCTTCCATGACGCCTGCACCACCGAACGGCAGCAGGGGTTGAACTTCTGGGAAGCGGCCTGCCCACCCGTCGAGGGCATTGCCCTGAGCGTGCCGCATCCCGAACTGGCCGGACAAAAGGCGCTGGCTTTCTCCGCACGGCTGGATAAACCAGCCTACAGCGTCGATCAGCGACTTAAGTTTGCGGGCTGGCTGCGCGAATTTGAGAAGCGCGGCGGCAGCGTCGTGCTGGAGAACGCCGACGTCCAGACTGCCGAGCGGCTCAGCGCCGTTCATGATTTGACGCTGATCGCCACCGGCAAAGGTGAGCTGGGTCAACTGTTTGAGCGCGACGCCGAACGCAGCCCTTACAACGCCCCCCAGCGGCATCTGGCCCTGGCTTATCTGAAGAATGTCGCTCCCCGGCCAGACCACAGTGCTGTCAGCTTCAACCTGATTCCCGGCGTGGGCGAGGTCTTCTTGCTGCCGGGCCTGACCACCAGCGAGGACGGCGGCACCCAGCCCTACGAGAACGTGCTGATCGAAGCAGTTCCCGGCGGCCCGCTGGACGTGTTCGCCGGGGTGCGTGACCCGCAGCAGCATCTGGCCCTGATGCAAGACCTGCTGCGCCAGTTCCTGCCCTGGGAATACGAGCGCACCCAGCACGCTGAACTCACCGACGCCCAGGCCACCCTGACGGGCCGGGTCACGCCAGGGGTGCGCCGTCCCGTCGCCACCTTGCCGTCGGGCCGCGAGGTGCTGGGCCTGGGCGACACGCTGGTGCTCAACGATCCGCTGACCGGCCAGGGAGCTGGGAGTGCGGCCAAGGCGGCGGCGATTTATCTGGAACGGATCCTGTGGCGCGGCGAGCGGCCCTTTGACCGCGCCTGGATGACCGGCACCTTCGAGGAGTACTGGAGCTACGCCCGCTTTGTCACCGACTGGACCAATGCCCTACTGGGGCCGCCACCGCCGCATGTGCTGGAAG
The Deinococcus detaillensis DNA segment above includes these coding regions:
- a CDS encoding styrene monooxygenase/indole monooxygenase family protein; this encodes MSNKVTGNIAIIGAGQAGLQLALGLQANGYVVTLVSDRTPEQILAGRIMSTQALFHDACTTERQQGLNFWEAACPPVEGIALSVPHPELAGQKALAFSARLDKPAYSVDQRLKFAGWLREFEKRGGSVVLENADVQTAERLSAVHDLTLIATGKGELGQLFERDAERSPYNAPQRHLALAYLKNVAPRPDHSAVSFNLIPGVGEVFLLPGLTTSEDGGTQPYENVLIEAVPGGPLDVFAGVRDPQQHLALMQDLLRQFLPWEYERTQHAELTDAQATLTGRVTPGVRRPVATLPSGREVLGLGDTLVLNDPLTGQGAGSAAKAAAIYLERILWRGERPFDRAWMTGTFEEYWSYARFVTDWTNALLGPPPPHVLEVLGAAQTRPGVAHAFVNAFNHPPQFFPWLADPQEAARFVEQHSSTSQPMTA